From Methanococcus maripaludis, one genomic window encodes:
- a CDS encoding KEOPS complex subunit Pcc1 encodes MAFPKFTLKLTFETPKKARIIYESVFPEHVASQVRSKCEMDLFENSIVISCVSDELSILKASIYSYLRWIKVAESIYKLTEDE; translated from the coding sequence ATGGCATTTCCTAAATTTACCCTAAAACTAACTTTTGAAACTCCAAAAAAAGCCAGAATTATTTACGAATCTGTTTTTCCAGAACATGTCGCATCACAAGTTCGATCAAAATGTGAAATGGATCTTTTTGAAAATTCAATTGTTATATCTTGTGTTTCTGACGAATTGAGTATCCTAAAAGCATCGATTTACTCGTATCTTCGTTGGATAAAAGTTGCAGAAAGTATATATAAACTAACAGAAGATGAATAA
- a CDS encoding prefoldin subunit beta — MELPANVQNQLMQFQQLQQQLQMIMYQKQQFETQLKEMEKAIEEMEKSGSDEVFKMAGGILIKRNKAEVKEELSERVETLQLRVTTFEKQEEKMQKRYTELQENLQKAMGQGQ, encoded by the coding sequence ATGGAATTACCAGCAAATGTTCAAAATCAGTTAATGCAATTCCAACAACTCCAGCAACAGTTACAGATGATAATGTACCAAAAACAGCAGTTTGAAACACAATTAAAAGAAATGGAAAAAGCTATCGAAGAAATGGAAAAATCCGGATCCGACGAAGTGTTCAAAATGGCTGGAGGAATCCTCATTAAAAGAAACAAGGCCGAAGTAAAGGAAGAATTAAGCGAAAGAGTAGAAACACTCCAGTTAAGAGTAACTACCTTTGAAAAACAAGAAGAAAAAATGCAGAAAAGATACACTGAATTACAAGAAAACCTCCAAAAAGCAATGGGTCAAGGCCAATAA
- a CDS encoding bifunctional oligoribonuclease/PAP phosphatase NrnA: MKKKIEILKDYLKNDDILFLCHHNADPDAVGAAIGLKQLANSFSKKKSKEKNLKISADSVSKLSRSILNELNENVEIVEYPKLPKTVFLVDTSSINQVTVNSEELSNSDVILIDHHKKTDLIDFCKFYIVDENSTSTCEIVANLFREMKIYPPKNIRVGLLCGILYDTKHLKIAKESTFNIISWLMKDVSFQKVLYLLSQESDPSKRIAHLKACSRMELMELDGYTIAISNASSHEASCAKTIVSIGADIAFVVAARKRDREIRISVRSRKSISKKVHMGALMERVAKILDGQGGGHAEAAGLNAPWDKEKTKEEAIDSVLSVCIKSLEEELIGV, from the coding sequence ATGAAAAAAAAAATTGAAATATTAAAAGATTATCTGAAAAATGATGATATTTTATTTCTATGTCACCATAACGCGGATCCTGATGCAGTTGGTGCTGCTATCGGTTTAAAACAGCTTGCAAATAGCTTTTCTAAGAAAAAATCAAAAGAAAAAAATTTAAAAATATCTGCAGATTCAGTGAGCAAACTTTCAAGATCGATTTTAAATGAATTAAATGAAAATGTTGAAATCGTTGAGTATCCAAAACTGCCAAAAACTGTTTTTTTAGTTGATACTTCTTCGATAAATCAGGTGACGGTAAACTCTGAAGAATTATCCAATTCAGATGTTATTTTAATAGACCATCACAAAAAAACTGACCTCATAGATTTTTGCAAATTCTACATTGTTGATGAAAATTCAACTTCAACTTGCGAAATCGTTGCAAATTTGTTTAGGGAAATGAAAATCTACCCTCCAAAAAATATTCGAGTAGGACTTCTTTGCGGTATTTTATATGATACTAAACATTTGAAAATTGCAAAAGAATCGACATTCAATATAATCTCATGGTTAATGAAAGACGTTTCTTTTCAAAAAGTTCTTTATCTTTTAAGCCAGGAAAGTGACCCGAGCAAAAGAATTGCACATTTGAAAGCGTGCAGTAGAATGGAATTGATGGAACTTGATGGGTACACTATTGCAATATCAAATGCGAGTTCTCATGAAGCCTCTTGTGCAAAAACAATTGTTAGTATTGGGGCAGATATTGCATTCGTTGTTGCTGCAAGAAAACGGGATAGGGAAATTAGAATAAGTGTAAGATCAAGAAAATCCATTTCAAAAAAAGTCCACATGGGCGCCCTAATGGAAAGAGTTGCAAAAATTTTAGATGGGCAGGGTGGTGGACATGCTGAAGCTGCTGGCCTAAATGCTCCATGGGATAAAGAAAAAACAAAAGAAGAAGCAATTGATTCTGTTCTTTCTGTCTGTATCAAATCTCTTGAAGAAGAATTAATAGGTGTATAA
- a CDS encoding dihydroneopterin aldolase family protein: MSEKSLEKSEIFDSYFKNLSDRERAVFEGGISLGALFHQFVGTPVSEKTKKSLELAMSESLKNQPFIEDVSVSIVGEIEDGKYVSLTGEMLDVLLSVKTKENNAILRLQYIKELDYPLMYVEKI, encoded by the coding sequence ATGTCTGAAAAAAGCCTTGAAAAAAGTGAAATTTTTGATTCATACTTTAAAAATTTAAGTGATAGAGAAAGAGCTGTTTTTGAAGGTGGAATTTCTCTTGGAGCGCTTTTCCACCAGTTTGTTGGAACGCCAGTTAGTGAAAAAACTAAAAAAAGTTTAGAACTTGCAATGTCTGAATCTTTGAAAAACCAGCCATTTATTGAAGATGTTTCTGTATCAATTGTTGGCGAAATTGAAGATGGAAAATATGTTTCATTGACTGGTGAAATGCTCGATGTATTATTAAGTGTAAAAACAAAAGAAAATAACGCTATTTTAAGATTACAATACATTAAAGAACTCGATTATCCACTAATGTACGTTGAAAAAATTTAA
- a CDS encoding DUF2341 domain-containing protein encodes MYLSHTTVTLVLLMMLTATMIYTTIDLQKDQIITETIATSVDLKSSSLEHVVETSIPIAFNKVLNDMELEVIQSGDFYKNESCVLGNLTYLLESEINGNLESIKNESSEYGMDYDFEVTNITMIDGFTFKVDYDLEYYLAKENVYDSKNVSESQKITVKTIVSAYHYVKTTKNLIEINSSSDLTDYQFKVVLTDNNFDFSENNNGSGIKFIDEDGDSIPYWVEYWSYTDDDLRDQKAIIWLKGNLTTGINYINITPTGTGVSNGDDVFELFEGFEDLESDFDSETIFHTTNVSGTWENDSLDSVLNSAYNEKMVKCENAPIFAKVISDNDMTHYGLSEYIVEVNAKGNNSDGESSPNVMTGFFVDPNAEPTYAYHPESFYTADLGGIYDDNKNVYVYSKSGFESDIDGFSSNFWISQEYASSSTDVDRLELVDSSLPVQENTWYYLKLKINETPAATVSVSFINLDYYLDGVEFTNEIRYTLKKIFSDNYLLLGTSVGSYEYATFDYTQNIYFDNFRVRKYVQDEPEQIIRYSGLYYISPPREYGTAYGTGDSENLYFVENNTEPSIIDMLAGKGTSEGPYWADGYGIKLVEN; translated from the coding sequence ATGTATCTTTCACACACCACTGTAACGCTGGTTCTTTTGATGATGTTAACCGCAACTATGATCTATACAACAATAGATCTTCAAAAAGACCAGATTATAACAGAAACCATTGCAACATCAGTCGACTTGAAATCTTCTTCTTTAGAACATGTTGTGGAAACATCGATTCCAATTGCATTTAACAAGGTTTTAAATGACATGGAATTGGAAGTAATTCAGTCGGGTGATTTTTATAAAAACGAATCATGTGTTTTAGGAAATTTAACATATTTACTCGAATCTGAAATAAATGGAAATCTTGAAAGCATCAAAAACGAGTCCTCGGAATATGGTATGGATTACGATTTTGAAGTTACGAATATAACCATGATTGATGGATTTACGTTTAAAGTAGACTATGATTTGGAATATTACCTTGCAAAAGAAAATGTATATGATTCCAAAAATGTTTCAGAATCTCAGAAAATTACGGTAAAAACTATCGTTAGTGCATACCACTACGTAAAAACGACTAAAAATTTAATTGAAATAAATTCTTCTTCGGATTTAACTGATTACCAGTTCAAAGTAGTTTTAACCGATAATAACTTTGATTTTTCAGAAAATAACAATGGTAGTGGAATTAAATTTATTGATGAAGATGGTGATTCCATTCCTTACTGGGTAGAATACTGGAGTTATACTGATGATGATTTGAGGGATCAAAAAGCAATAATCTGGTTAAAAGGAAATTTAACAACGGGGATTAATTATATTAACATAACTCCAACAGGAACCGGAGTTTCCAATGGCGATGATGTGTTTGAACTATTTGAAGGTTTTGAAGATTTAGAAAGTGATTTTGATTCGGAAACGATATTTCACACAACAAATGTTTCAGGAACTTGGGAAAATGATAGTTTGGATAGTGTATTAAATTCAGCATATAATGAAAAAATGGTAAAATGTGAAAATGCACCCATATTTGCTAAAGTAATATCCGACAATGATATGACTCATTATGGTCTATCGGAATACATTGTGGAAGTCAATGCAAAAGGTAATAATTCTGATGGGGAAAGTTCTCCAAATGTCATGACTGGATTTTTTGTAGATCCTAATGCTGAACCTACATATGCATACCACCCCGAAAGTTTTTACACCGCAGATCTTGGGGGAATTTATGATGATAATAAAAACGTTTATGTATATTCAAAGTCGGGTTTTGAATCTGATATTGACGGCTTTTCATCAAACTTCTGGATTTCGCAAGAATATGCATCCAGTAGTACAGACGTTGATCGTCTTGAATTGGTAGATTCATCATTACCCGTTCAGGAAAATACTTGGTACTATTTAAAATTGAAAATAAACGAAACACCTGCTGCAACCGTTAGTGTAAGTTTTATAAATTTAGATTATTATTTAGATGGCGTAGAATTTACAAACGAAATAAGATATACACTAAAAAAGATTTTCTCTGATAACTATTTACTATTGGGTACTTCTGTAGGATCTTATGAATACGCAACATTCGACTATACTCAAAACATATACTTCGATAACTTCCGGGTCAGAAAATACGTTCAAGATGAACCTGAACAGATAATAAGATATTCTGGACTTTATTACATATCCCCTCCGAGGGAGTATGGAACAGCTTATGGAACTGGAGACTCTGAAAATTTATACTTTGTAGAAAATAACACGGAACCTTCAATAATTGACATGCTCGCAGGTAAGGGCACTAGTGAAGGGCCGTACTGGGCTGACGGATACGGAATAAAATTAGTAGAAAATTAA
- a CDS encoding class III signal peptide-containing protein, whose amino-acid sequence MSKGQVSVEFIVLFLALLVAIVVSTMTPGIFGLNKSVELSSASLAHAALSKVKSNIELLSVSGSGSYKMVYVKSPPSNWEFGNRTIRITGNGFNISTNTSIDLNTGTYTVESLKILSVNLTRNDNNVKITIS is encoded by the coding sequence ATGTCAAAAGGACAGGTTTCAGTAGAATTTATCGTATTATTTTTAGCACTTCTTGTGGCCATTGTTGTATCTACAATGACCCCCGGAATTTTTGGATTGAACAAATCTGTAGAGTTATCTTCGGCAAGTTTGGCCCATGCTGCACTTTCAAAAGTTAAATCAAATATTGAACTACTTTCTGTTTCTGGCAGTGGGTCGTATAAAATGGTTTATGTAAAATCTCCCCCTTCAAACTGGGAATTTGGAAACAGAACTATTCGAATTACGGGAAATGGATTTAATATTTCTACAAATACCTCAATAGACCTAAATACTGGAACTTATACTGTAGAATCATTAAAAATACTGAGTGTTAATTTAACAAGGAATGATAACAATGTTAAGATTACCATCAGCTAA
- a CDS encoding DUF515 domain-containing protein: MPAEEYSGKLKSLKSKSKKSSRIPPKQLRMALVIVVSVIVIFEVYNIYFTAKNREVEELENNRAVAIDTIDKLFFEYPSDPQKIAYVIKIQQSQDEKDIERILDDAQSYLEIKQYKTLAISQIKDMYGEYYESSVNANELERKINSANSTAEVDGLFKQANVEDEVKAILEKSLEKTITSGDAYFYVEMSGQEYFMTKEDVLDITESMGIMQLKEFSVTPISNLNKLTVVVSSRQCGKIPLSGDSILVYDKNTPEAPIAYAVIDSSYVVLPDIGYSEERSVSNVVNDEGSESTVESTSSISYSLNNLPGVLHATAADKLDMATVIEKFGSYGERLNKIEDNTQIFDENVNYLLIVAVPSEKVSNLVAVNSENLFIVKAAGGN, encoded by the coding sequence ATGCCTGCTGAAGAGTATAGTGGTAAATTGAAGAGTTTGAAAAGCAAATCAAAAAAATCTTCTAGGATACCTCCGAAACAACTTAGGATGGCACTTGTTATTGTGGTTTCGGTTATTGTGATTTTTGAGGTTTATAATATTTATTTCACTGCAAAAAACAGGGAAGTCGAGGAATTAGAAAATAATAGGGCGGTTGCAATTGATACAATCGATAAATTATTTTTTGAATATCCAAGCGACCCTCAAAAGATAGCATACGTTATAAAAATACAGCAAAGTCAGGACGAAAAGGATATAGAGCGTATTTTGGATGATGCACAATCTTATCTGGAAATAAAGCAGTATAAGACGTTGGCCATAAGTCAGATTAAGGACATGTATGGGGAATATTACGAAAGTAGCGTAAATGCAAATGAGCTCGAGAGGAAAATAAACAGCGCAAATTCAACTGCTGAAGTCGATGGATTATTTAAGCAAGCAAATGTAGAGGATGAAGTAAAAGCCATTCTCGAAAAGTCACTCGAAAAAACGATAACTTCAGGAGATGCTTATTTCTATGTTGAGATGTCCGGTCAAGAATACTTCATGACCAAAGAGGATGTTTTGGACATCACTGAGTCGATGGGAATAATGCAACTCAAAGAATTTAGTGTAACTCCGATATCAAACCTAAATAAACTTACAGTTGTTGTATCTTCAAGACAGTGTGGTAAAATACCCCTTTCTGGAGATTCAATATTGGTATACGACAAAAACACGCCTGAAGCACCAATTGCTTATGCAGTAATTGATTCTTCTTATGTGGTTCTTCCAGACATAGGATACAGTGAAGAAAGATCAGTATCAAACGTTGTAAATGATGAAGGAAGTGAATCGACAGTTGAAAGTACTTCATCAATATCATACAGTCTTAACAATTTGCCAGGAGTTCTTCACGCAACTGCTGCTGATAAATTAGATATGGCAACAGTTATTGAGAAATTTGGGAGCTATGGTGAAAGACTTAATAAAATTGAAGATAATACTCAAATATTTGATGAAAATGTAAACTACCTTTTAATAGTTGCAGTTCCATCCGAAAAAGTTTCAAACTTGGTTGCAGTAAACAGTGAGAACTTATTCATTGTAAAAGCAGCAGGTGGTAACTGA
- a CDS encoding class III signal peptide-containing protein — translation MLKSSKRGQISFEFSIIVLSILLISTITITYFLTSSFDEGTRTLDKIDLGAKTAVSLVNSGYNGTELDGTIIYAGMTWDKAGNTYANITVYITNTTPVPSSTGAFIKNYVVDSQNIDTTKYDFNISWAGLN, via the coding sequence ATGTTGAAAAGTTCTAAAAGGGGCCAGATATCTTTTGAATTTTCAATAATCGTTCTTTCGATACTTTTGATATCTACAATAACAATTACCTATTTTTTAACGTCCTCATTTGACGAAGGAACAAGAACTCTCGATAAAATAGATCTGGGTGCAAAAACTGCGGTTTCTCTTGTAAATTCAGGATATAATGGAACAGAACTTGATGGAACAATTATATATGCAGGAATGACTTGGGACAAGGCCGGTAATACCTATGCAAATATAACGGTTTACATTACAAATACAACGCCTGTTCCAAGTAGTACTGGGGCGTTTATAAAAAATTATGTTGTGGATTCCCAAAATATCGATACAACAAAGTATGATTTTAATATATCTTGGGCAGGTTTAAATTAG
- a CDS encoding A24 family peptidase C-terminal domain-containing protein has protein sequence MFGFDNLILGVYLLNFLLILTATFTDIKERIIPHFVIILMLIVNLPIGYYFFGFDAIISFFATLILCLILGVGMGGGDVKMFTAISPIFAAETIYFVPKDILILIGLSALFAAIFPMTKILKNYWKDIIPSSAYLAMVIGIIVSITEIYSIGNTKIILWIYVILSIIISRKIPKYRVISNKLGYFTPIYLIGFYLINPSYFVSENVFVLFFVYIGQLSLISLVIYALTGAEISSKKQIDELKEGDIIRDIVTIKDNGEVTVENANILKRFKHMVYGEMGKTEGKSLMTDGEGLSDENLELLHKLQSEGKIIGELNVLTTYPFVPFVLVAYCVIIALNLGFITYLVG, from the coding sequence ATGTTTGGGTTTGATAATTTAATTTTAGGAGTTTATTTACTCAATTTTTTACTCATACTAACTGCAACATTTACAGATATTAAAGAGCGAATCATTCCTCATTTTGTAATTATTTTGATGTTAATTGTTAATCTGCCAATCGGGTATTATTTTTTCGGGTTTGATGCGATAATTTCGTTTTTTGCAACATTAATTTTATGTTTAATTCTTGGAGTCGGCATGGGTGGTGGAGACGTTAAAATGTTTACGGCAATATCCCCAATTTTCGCAGCAGAAACTATATATTTCGTTCCGAAAGATATTTTAATATTAATTGGTTTAAGCGCATTATTTGCAGCAATTTTTCCAATGACTAAAATATTAAAAAATTACTGGAAGGATATTATCCCTTCGTCTGCATACCTTGCAATGGTTATTGGAATAATAGTTTCAATTACCGAAATATATTCTATTGGGAATACAAAGATAATACTCTGGATTTATGTGATTTTATCGATAATTATCTCAAGAAAAATCCCAAAATATCGGGTTATATCCAATAAACTCGGATATTTCACGCCAATTTATTTAATTGGATTTTATTTAATTAATCCTTCGTATTTTGTATCTGAGAATGTATTTGTTTTATTTTTCGTATACATTGGACAGCTTTCATTAATTTCGCTGGTAATATATGCCTTAACGGGTGCTGAAATCTCTTCAAAAAAGCAAATCGATGAATTAAAAGAAGGAGATATAATTCGAGATATTGTAACTATAAAAGACAACGGCGAAGTAACTGTTGAGAATGCAAATATTTTGAAACGATTTAAACACATGGTTTATGGCGAAATGGGAAAAACCGAAGGAAAATCGTTAATGACTGATGGGGAAGGTCTTTCAGATGAAAATTTGGAACTATTACATAAATTACAAAGTGAAGGGAAAATTATTGGAGAATTAAATGTTTTAACAACGTACCCGTTTGTTCCATTTGTTCTTGTAGCCTACTGTGTAATTATTGCACTAAACTTGGGATTTATAACTTATTTGGTGGGATAA
- a CDS encoding cysteine-rich small domain-containing protein yields the protein MIDLAKDHLKKVLSLCGANRDCEYYPCHYENQSCLWCYCPFYPCEDEDLGEFIKRKDGSLIWSCMNCKWIHKPEIAAEVLREITEITKDKEINDSIEFIDKQDILMGIKKRVEEKLGKDNSV from the coding sequence ATGATAGATTTAGCAAAAGACCACTTAAAAAAAGTTCTTTCACTTTGTGGGGCAAATCGGGATTGCGAGTACTATCCTTGTCACTATGAAAATCAGTCATGCCTATGGTGTTACTGCCCATTTTATCCTTGTGAGGATGAAGATTTGGGAGAATTTATAAAAAGAAAAGACGGATCTTTAATCTGGAGTTGTATGAATTGCAAATGGATTCATAAACCAGAAATCGCAGCAGAAGTCTTAAGGGAGATTACAGAAATTACTAAAGACAAAGAAATAAATGATTCAATCGAATTTATCGACAAACAGGACATTTTAATGGGGATTAAAAAAAGAGTCGAAGAAAAACTTGGAAAGGATAATTCAGTTTAA
- a CDS encoding HDIG domain-containing metalloprotein translates to MKDLITLAEEIKDEKLKKLVIEFINDPIPKHPEIKSTGITLEKSPASAKRHHKYPGGLIEHTVAVTKMAVKMAEALEETYGIELNRDLLISGGILHDLMKPQNYQLKDGKFDHLSDFHLDHLTLGIAELYRRDFPLEVIKVVASHHGDHGPVSPDSIEAWLIHHADNVDAAINDIGIRICQARAREFGIDDSQIYKIVNPLKLYEMRKKLGKDKVKEFLKEKLEIKDE, encoded by the coding sequence ATGAAAGATCTGATCACTCTTGCAGAGGAAATTAAGGATGAAAAATTAAAAAAACTGGTTATCGAATTTATAAACGATCCGATCCCAAAACATCCTGAAATTAAAAGTACGGGAATTACCCTTGAAAAATCACCAGCAAGTGCCAAACGACATCACAAATACCCGGGAGGATTAATAGAACATACCGTTGCAGTTACAAAGATGGCTGTAAAAATGGCTGAAGCCTTGGAAGAAACATACGGAATTGAATTAAATAGAGATTTACTAATTTCAGGCGGAATACTTCACGACCTCATGAAACCCCAAAATTACCAGTTAAAAGACGGAAAATTCGACCACCTTTCTGATTTTCACCTCGATCACTTAACACTTGGAATTGCGGAGCTTTACAGAAGAGACTTTCCACTCGAAGTTATAAAGGTCGTAGCAAGCCATCACGGAGATCACGGACCGGTAAGTCCAGATTCAATCGAAGCTTGGTTAATTCATCACGCTGACAATGTAGATGCTGCAATTAATGATATAGGAATTAGAATATGTCAAGCAAGAGCAAGAGAGTTTGGAATCGATGATTCACAAATTTATAAAATTGTTAATCCATTAAAATTATATGAAATGCGCAAAAAATTGGGAAAAGATAAAGTAAAAGAATTTTTAAAGGAAAAATTGGAAATAAAGGATGAATAA
- a CDS encoding basic amino acid ABC transporter substrate-binding protein — MFDVKKLILLGLVVSLVAFSGCTEDQASAESSMTMKEGILVVGTDPTFPPFEEKNADGELVGFDIDLMKALGEKMGLEIQFVEQPFDGIIPALKAEKFDCIISAVTITDDRAKEVAFTNSYFDAAQVIAVLVDDESVQSVDDLAGKVVAAQLGTTGEYEAQHYAEELGFEIKSYEVMADAFIDMENGRVDAVVTDDGVAQRFLDTKPGFYKVVGEPMTAESYGLAANLDNQELIDALNAALSEVKEDGTYDEIYAEWFDN, encoded by the coding sequence ATGTTTGACGTTAAAAAGCTAATTTTACTCGGATTAGTAGTAAGTTTGGTTGCATTTTCAGGTTGCACCGAAGACCAAGCTTCTGCTGAAAGTTCAATGACTATGAAAGAAGGCATTTTGGTTGTTGGAACAGACCCAACATTCCCTCCATTTGAAGAAAAAAACGCTGATGGAGAACTTGTAGGTTTTGACATTGACTTGATGAAAGCCCTTGGAGAAAAAATGGGCTTAGAAATACAGTTTGTTGAACAGCCTTTTGATGGTATTATTCCTGCATTAAAAGCAGAAAAATTCGACTGTATTATCTCCGCAGTTACAATTACTGATGATAGAGCAAAAGAAGTTGCTTTTACAAATTCATACTTTGATGCGGCACAAGTTATCGCAGTTTTAGTTGATGATGAGAGTGTTCAAAGTGTAGATGATTTAGCTGGAAAAGTTGTTGCAGCACAGCTTGGAACAACTGGAGAATATGAAGCACAGCACTACGCTGAAGAATTAGGATTTGAAATAAAATCATACGAAGTAATGGCTGATGCATTTATCGACATGGAAAATGGAAGAGTTGATGCTGTAGTTACAGATGATGGTGTTGCTCAAAGATTCCTCGATACAAAACCAGGCTTTTACAAAGTTGTTGGAGAACCAATGACTGCTGAAAGCTACGGTCTTGCAGCAAACTTGGATAACCAAGAATTAATCGATGCACTTAATGCTGCATTATCAGAAGTAAAAGAAGATGGCACATACGATGAAATCTACGCAGAATGGTTTGATAACTAA
- a CDS encoding amino acid ABC transporter permease, with product MVQSILSQFNLELFIKIIPQLIDGSILTIKITVFSIIIGLFLGTILGMGRISYNILYRYFSSFYIEFVRGTPLLVQIMIIYFGLPSFGINLSAYTAGILALGLNSGAYVGEIIKAGILSVHVGQMEAARSLGMNYAQAMRYIILPQAFRNVLPAIGNEFILLLKDSSLLSVIAIVELTRVGKQIYSSTYNAWTPLLGVALFYLIMTLPLSKLVQHIENRWKIDRNG from the coding sequence ATGGTTCAGTCAATTTTGTCGCAGTTTAATTTAGAGCTATTTATTAAAATAATTCCACAATTAATCGATGGATCCATATTGACCATTAAAATAACTGTTTTTTCAATAATTATCGGATTATTTTTGGGAACGATTCTTGGAATGGGTAGAATTTCATACAATATTCTTTATAGGTATTTTTCTTCGTTTTATATCGAATTTGTAAGGGGAACTCCTCTTTTAGTGCAGATTATGATAATTTATTTCGGGCTTCCGTCCTTTGGAATAAATTTAAGCGCATATACTGCGGGTATTTTGGCCCTCGGTTTAAACAGTGGCGCTTATGTCGGAGAAATTATAAAAGCAGGGATCTTGTCCGTTCATGTTGGGCAGATGGAAGCTGCAAGAAGCCTTGGAATGAATTATGCGCAAGCCATGAGATATATAATACTACCGCAGGCATTTAGAAACGTTCTTCCAGCAATTGGAAACGAATTCATTTTACTTTTAAAAGATTCGTCACTTTTATCAGTAATTGCCATTGTGGAATTAACAAGAGTTGGGAAGCAAATATACAGCAGTACGTACAATGCTTGGACTCCGCTCTTGGGAGTTGCTTTATTCTACTTAATTATGACACTTCCATTAAGCAAATTAGTACAACATATCGAAAACAGGTGGAAAATTGATAGAAATGGTTAA
- a CDS encoding amino acid ABC transporter ATP-binding protein, translated as MIEMVNIHKKFKEAHVLKGVDLKVAKGEVLVIVGPSGSGKSTLLRCINGLEKITDGHMYFEGEDITDKKVNINKIRQKIGMVFQQFNLFPHLTVLDNITFAPRKVLKVSKTEAETLARELLKKVGLEGKENQYPIQLSGGQQQRVAIARALAMKPDAMLFDEPTSALDPELVKEVLDVMKQLAYEGMTMVVVTHEMGFAKEVGDRLIFIDNGQILEDGDPAEIFSNPKHERTKNFFGKILSHN; from the coding sequence TTGATAGAAATGGTTAATATCCACAAAAAATTCAAAGAGGCCCATGTTTTAAAAGGGGTCGATTTAAAAGTAGCTAAAGGAGAAGTCTTAGTAATTGTCGGTCCAAGTGGTAGCGGAAAATCCACACTACTTAGGTGCATTAACGGGCTTGAAAAAATTACTGACGGCCATATGTACTTTGAAGGAGAAGATATAACCGATAAAAAAGTCAATATCAATAAGATAAGACAAAAAATCGGAATGGTATTCCAGCAATTTAATTTATTTCCACATTTAACAGTTTTAGACAACATCACATTTGCTCCAAGAAAGGTTTTGAAAGTTTCAAAAACTGAAGCTGAAACCCTTGCAAGAGAGCTCTTGAAAAAAGTTGGCTTGGAAGGAAAGGAAAATCAATATCCCATACAACTTTCAGGAGGCCAACAGCAAAGAGTTGCAATTGCACGTGCTCTTGCAATGAAGCCTGATGCAATGTTGTTTGATGAACCTACTTCTGCACTTGACCCTGAACTCGTAAAAGAAGTACTTGATGTGATGAAACAGCTCGCATATGAAGGAATGACCATGGTTGTTGTAACTCACGAAATGGGTTTTGCAAAAGAAGTTGGTGACAGGCTTATTTTTATCGACAACGGTCAGATTTTAGAAGATGGAGATCCTGCAGAGATATTTAGCAATCCAAAACATGAAAGAACAAAAAACTTCTTTGGAAAAATCCTTTCACATAATTAA